Proteins encoded within one genomic window of Chroicocephalus ridibundus chromosome 7, bChrRid1.1, whole genome shotgun sequence:
- the ATP5MC3 gene encoding ATP synthase F(0) complex subunit C3, mitochondrial, translating into MFACAKLAASPSLIRAGSRVLYRPISASVLSRPEIKNGEGNSTLNGAQNTVSRLALREFQTSAVSRDIDTAAKFIGAGAATVGVAGSGAGIGTVFGSLIIGYARNPSLKQQLFSYAILGFALSEAMGLFCLMVAFLILFAM; encoded by the exons ATGTTCGCCTGCGCCAAGCTCGCCGCCTCGCCCTCCCTG aTCCGTGCTGGATCAAGAGTCTTGTACAGACCAATTTCGGCATCTGTGTTGTCTAGGCCAGAAATCAAGAATGGAGAG ggCAACTCAACACTTAATGGGGCCCAAAATACTGTCTCCCGGCTAGCACTTAGAGAATTCCAGACTAGTGCTGTCAGCAGGGACATTGACACTGCTGCCAAATTTATTGGTGCTGGTGCTGCCACAGTAGGCGTGGCTGGTTCTGGTGCTGGTATTGGAACGGTCTTCGGTAGTCTAATCATTGGTTATGCCAG AAATCCttctctgaagcagcagctgttcTCATATGCTATCCTGGGATTCGCCCTGTCTGAAGCTATGGGTCTCTTCTGTCTGATGGTTGCTTTCTTGATCCTATTTGCCATGTGA
- the LOC134518363 gene encoding fibril-forming collagen alpha chain-like, with protein sequence MGQLVKKQHSQTTGGPTPPAGAWGRSLPRAPGALARPGAAAVRREEEPPPGRAGPRWCLQTHPGTRAGPRVKGRVPHRLPSLLAIARLTSPRAAGRRGSRGREGRGGARRGLDDVERGGGGGDDGVAGSGKCLGVAERRRDADVAKQALLGPPADGRLTLCLPSRPPYGANGSSRVPVGRESSVVPLSGSPEPGTTSGPREPSHNASLWVKLLLLEGSCPSPLLALQQQAEAAPLPGSVTAPGALVTSKFWNNRPSKPTHWPYSRGFPVSQHTTSLTAGTGCVPEAIFLLS encoded by the exons ATGGGGCAACTGGTCAAGAAGCAACACAGCCAGACCACCGGCGGGCCAACACCTCCCGCTGGTGCG TGGGGCCGCTCCCTCCCCCGAGCCCCCGGTGCGCTCGCCCGCCCGGGCGCCGCCGCGGTGCGGAgggaggaggagccgccgccgggccgggccgggccgcgctggtGTTTACAAACTCACCCGGGAACGCGGGCCGGACCGCGCGTTAAAGGCCGGGTCCCCCACAGGCTTCCGTCACTTCTCGCGATAGCTCGGCTGACATCtccgcgggcggcggggaggcgcggGTCACGTGGCCGGGAAGGGCGGGGCGGAGCGCGCCGCGGATTGGACGACGTCGAgcggggcggtggtgggggggacGACGGTGTGGCCGGAAGCGGCAAATGCCTGGGTGTGGCCGAGCGGCGCCGCGACGCGGACGTAGCTAAGCAGGCGCTGCTCGGTCCGCCCGCGGATGGGCGACTGACGCTCTGTCTCCCGAGTAGACCCCCGTACGGTGCTAACGGCAGCTCTCGCGTCCCGGTCGGCCGGGAGTCTTCGGTAGTGCCGTTAAGCGGCTCCCCAGAGCCGGGGACCACATCTGGACCGCGGGAGCCGAGCCACAATGCGTCCCTTTGGGTCAAGCTGCTGTTACTGGAGGGTTCGTGCCCATCCccgctgctggctctgcagcagcaggcagaggctgcACCGCTGCCAGGCTCAGTGACAGCACCTGGCGCGCTTGTCACGTCAAAGTTTTGGAATAATCGGCCCTCCAAACCCACACACTGGCCGTATTCCCGGGGTTTCCCAGTCTCCCAACACACCACATCTCTTacagctggaactggctgtgtgCCTGAAGCCATATTTCTGCTCAGTTGA